The Impatiens glandulifera chromosome 8, dImpGla2.1, whole genome shotgun sequence genome includes a window with the following:
- the LOC124913190 gene encoding agamous-like MADS-box protein AGL62, giving the protein MARKSIRGRRKIPIKWIEDRAKRSVAFSKRKSGVLKRESELSTMCGIDMALIFFNESGKVFSYDNPTLNIILDCFLGLNPQTVLNPASRKIIETQKISRIQEMEAKIMNGEEMLKLEKQRGKTLSLDMTNHAVEKWWEQPIE; this is encoded by the coding sequence ATGGCCAGAAAATCAATTAGAGGTCGCCGGAAAATTCCGATAAAGTGGATTGAAGATAGGGCTAAGCGTTCCGTAGCGTTCTCCAAGAGGAAATCTGGAGTTTTGAAAAGGGAGAGTGAACTTTCTACTATGTGTGGAATTGATATGGCActaatttttttcaatgaaaGCGGAAAAGTCTTCTCTTATGACAATCCTACTTTAAATATCATATTAGATTGCTTTTTAGGCTTAAATCCCCAAACAGTGCTTAATCCAGCATCACGCAAAATCATTGAGACACAAAAGATTTCCCGTATTCAAGAGATGGAAGCTAAAATAATGAATGGTGAAGAAATGCTCAAACTTGAGAAACAACGTGGGAAAACGTTATCACTAGATATGACTAACCATGCTGTGGAGAAATGGTGGGAGCAGCCAATCGAGTAA
- the LOC124913191 gene encoding agamous-like MADS-box protein AGL62, which translates to MAGKSSRGRQKIPIKWIEDKAKRSVAFSKRKSGVLKKVSELSTMCGIDMALILFNESGKAFSYGNPTLNVILDRFLGLDPQRVFNSASRKTIEAQKISCIQEMEAKIMNGEAMLKLEEQRAKTLSLEMTNHAIGKWWEQPIKKMTLHQIQKKIASMEKLKMVFEEQKRFKSNWNSLNLLALTSVNQISHK; encoded by the coding sequence ATGGCCGGAAAATCAAGTAGAGGTCGCCAGAAAATTCCGATAAAGTGGATTGAAGATAAGGCTAAGCGTTCGGTAGCGTTCTCCAAGAGAAAATCTGGAGTTTTGAAAAAGGTGAGTGAACTTTCTACTATGTGTGGAATTGATATGGCACTAATTTTGTTCAATGAAAGCGGAAAAGCCTTCTCTTATGGCAATCCTACTTTAAATGTCATATTGGATCGCTTTTTGGGCTTAGATCCCCAAAGAGTGTTCAATTCAGCATCACGTAAAACCATTGAGGCGCAAAAGATTTCCTGTATTCAAGAGATGGAAGCTAAAATAATGAATGGTGAAGCAATGCTCAAACTTGAGGAACAACGTGCGAAAACGTTATCACTAGAGATGACTAACCATGCTATTGGGAAATGGTGGGAACAACCAATCAAGAAAATGACCTTACACCAAATACAAAAGAAGATTGCAAGTATGGAAAAACTAAAGATGGTATTCGAAGAACAGAAAAGGTTTAAGAGCAATTGGAATTCATTGAATCTTTTAGCCCTTACTAGTGTAAACCAAATTAGTCATAAgtga
- the LOC124911964 gene encoding serine/threonine-protein kinase STY46-like has protein sequence MMMMENNNESCGSRVVVAESSSSNSFSNSNRLERRKLEAYNEVLRRLKDSDIEEAHQPGFEDDLFIHFNRLPARYALDVNVERAEDVLRHKRFLQLATDPCNRPVFDVRLVQVPPNVADESTADSLSSKAEGKLQAQRILPPPSFGSSPNLEALALESQVQNDEDTSISGGQSFRPMHEITYSSDDKPKLLSQLTALLAEIGLNIQEAHAFSTTDGYSLDVFVVDGWPYEEIEQLRTSLGKELLKIEKQQSWTSTCHPFSHLHQFEQTGVDCGLNHLSIPNDGMDVWEIDPRLLKFETKVASGSYGDLYKGTYCSQEVAIKVLNPDRVNTDLLKEFAQEVFIMRKVRHKNVVQFIGACTKPPTLCILTEFMSCGSLYDYLHKHKGSFKLTSFLRVALDISKGMNYLHQHNIIHRDLKAANLLMDENDVVKVADFGVARVKDQSGVMTAETGTYRWMAPEVIEHKPYDHKADVFSFGIVLWELLTGKLPYEYLTPLQAAVGVVQKGLRPTIPKNTHQKITELLQDRCWQKEPALRPDFCEIIEILQQIAKEVGEEDGESGKRAGGFLSALRRGG, from the exons atgatgatgatggaaaATAACAACGAGAGTTGCGGTAGTAGAGTTGTGGTGGCGGAATCGTCTTCTTCTAATTCGTTTTCCAATAGTAATCGCCTGGAACGGAGGAAACTAGAGGCTTACAATGAGGTTCTCCGCCGTCTTAAAGATTCTGATATAGAGGAAGCTCATCAACCTGGTTTTGAGGATGACCTTTTCATCCATTTCAATCGCCTTCCAGCTCG TTATGCACTTGATGTGAATGTTGAGAGGGCAGAAGATGTTCTCAGGCATAAAAGATTTCTTCAGTTGGCCACTGATCCTTGTAATAGACCTGTCTTTGATGTTCGTTTGGTCCAG GTTCCTCCAAATGTTGCTGATGAAAGTACAGCCGATTCCCTTTCTTCAAAGGCGGAAGGAAAGCTGCAGGCACAAAG AATTCTTCCACCACCTTCTTTTGGTTCGTCGCCTAACCTTGAAGCCCTTGCACTCGAATCTCAAGTTCAAAACGACGAGGACACTTCTATTTCTGGCGGACAGTCTTTCCG ACCAATGCATGAAATCACATATTCTTCTGACGACAAACCGAAACTCCTCAGTCAG TTGACTGCATTGCTAGCTGAGATAGGGCTGAACATTCAGGAAGCACATGCTTTTTCTACAACAGATGGCTATTCATTGGATGTCTTTGTTGTTGATGGCTGGCCATATGAG GAAATTGAACAACTTCGAACATCATTAGGGAAAGAACTGCTAAAGATTGAG AAACAACAATCATGGACTAGTACCTGTCATCCCTTTTCTCATTTACATCAATTTGAACAAACTGGAGTTGATTGTGGACTTAATCATCTTTCAATACCTAACGATGGAATGGATGTCTGGGAGATAGATCCTCGATTGTTGAAATTTGAAACCAAAGTTGCTTCTGGTTCATATGGTGACTT GTACAAAGGTACATATTGTAGCCAAGAAGTAGCTATCAAAGTACTCAATCCAGATCGCGTAAATACAGACTTGTTGAAGGAGTTTGCTCAAGAAGTGTTCATTATGAG GAAAGTCCGGCACAAGAATGTCGTGCAATTTATCGGTGCATGTACCAAACCGCCGACCTTGTGCATCTTAACAG AGTTCATGTCTTGTGGAAGTTTGTATGATTATCTACATAAACACAAGGGTTCCTTCAAGTTAACGTCTTTTCTAAGAGTAGCTCTTGATATATCAAAGGGCATGAATTACCTCCATCAACACAATATCATTCATAGGGATTTGAAAGCTGCCAATCTTTTAATGGATGAAAACGAT GTTGTTAAGGTGGCTGATTTCGGAGTTGCTAGAGTTAAAGATCAATCTGGAGTGATGACTGCTGAAACCGGAACTTATCGATGGATGGCTCCCGAG GTTATTGAACATAAGCCCTATGATCACAAGGCTGATGTGTTCAGCTTTGGAATTGTTTTGTGGGAATTGCTAACTGGGAAG CTCCCTTACGAGTACTTGACGCCATTGCAAGCTGCTGTTGGTGTTGTTCAAAAG GGATTACGGCCTACCATTCCAAAGAACACGCACCAAAAAATCACGGAGCTACTACAAGATAGATGCTGGCAGAAGGAACCGGCCTTGAGGCCCGATTTTTGTGAAATTATCGAGATTCTACAACAAATAGCCAAAGAG GTTGGAGAAGAAGATGGGGAGAGCGGGAAGAGGGCTGGTGGCTTTCTATCTGCCCTCCGGCGAGGGGGATGA